From the Corythoichthys intestinalis isolate RoL2023-P3 chromosome 15, ASM3026506v1, whole genome shotgun sequence genome, one window contains:
- the LOC130931297 gene encoding cytochrome c oxidase subunit 8A, mitochondrial-like: MSGLLRTVAHRAVPLLRGHTVCQRANVYTRPAKEKIGAVETVIGLTLFSLAILGPSGWILAHLEDYRKKE; this comes from the exons ATGTCTGGACTTTTGCGAACCGTCGCTCACCGTGCTGTTCCCCTTTTGCGGGGACACACGGTTTGTCAGCGGGCGAATGTCTACACTAGACCCGCCAAGGAAAAGATAGGCGCTGTG GAAACCGTCATTGGTTTGACGCTTTTCTCCCTGGCCATCCTGGGGCCATCTGGATGGATTCTGGCCCATCTTGAGGACTACAGAAAGAA